From the genome of Ignavibacteriales bacterium, one region includes:
- a CDS encoding replication-associated recombination protein A, with protein MKEKIKSPAIPLAERCRPKTLDEFQGQEKLVGLGKPLRTMIDSDSLSSIVLWGPPGTGKTTLAKIISESTNSDFYQINAVSSGVKDIRQIIDLAKQNLLHFKRTILFIDEIHRFNKAQQDALLSSVESGEIILIGATTENPSFEVIPALRSRVRVFVLEELSKNDLQNILNYALTKDEFLKSQNLIYVDSDFLFFVSGGDARILLNILEASVSQEIEKDEIKITKEVIENVIQRKNILYDKAGEEHYNIISAFIKSIRGSDPDAAVYWMARMLEGGEDPLFIARRMVVLASEDIGNASPNALLLAEAAFSAVHKIGMPEARIILSQCATYLASSPKSNSAYMAIDTALGDVRHLPQYQVPLNLRNAPTKLMKELNYGKEYKYPHSFNNNFIAENYLPEELKEKQYYLPSENGNEKTIKERLKSLWKDRKKY; from the coding sequence GTGAAAGAAAAAATTAAATCTCCCGCGATACCTCTCGCCGAAAGGTGCAGGCCAAAGACCTTGGATGAATTTCAAGGGCAGGAAAAGTTGGTTGGTCTTGGCAAGCCTCTTAGGACAATGATTGATTCGGATTCGCTTAGTTCGATTGTTCTGTGGGGACCGCCCGGAACCGGCAAAACAACACTTGCCAAAATTATCTCGGAATCAACCAACTCTGACTTTTACCAGATAAATGCAGTTTCTTCCGGCGTTAAAGATATCCGCCAGATAATCGATTTAGCAAAACAAAATCTTCTTCATTTCAAACGTACAATTCTTTTTATTGATGAAATACACCGCTTCAACAAAGCTCAGCAAGATGCTTTGCTCTCTTCTGTTGAGAGTGGCGAAATTATCCTGATAGGTGCTACAACTGAAAATCCTTCGTTTGAAGTTATTCCCGCTTTACGTTCTCGCGTTCGGGTTTTTGTTCTTGAAGAACTTTCTAAGAATGATCTTCAAAACATTCTCAATTACGCATTAACTAAAGATGAATTTCTCAAATCACAAAATTTAATTTATGTGGATTCAGATTTTCTTTTTTTCGTATCAGGAGGAGATGCGAGAATATTGCTGAATATATTAGAAGCCTCAGTTAGTCAAGAGATAGAAAAAGATGAAATAAAAATAACTAAGGAAGTAATTGAAAATGTAATTCAGCGGAAAAATATTCTTTATGATAAAGCCGGTGAAGAACACTACAATATAATTTCTGCATTTATAAAAAGCATCAGAGGTTCTGATCCGGATGCAGCAGTTTATTGGATGGCAAGAATGCTGGAAGGAGGAGAAGATCCATTATTCATTGCCCGCAGAATGGTTGTGCTTGCATCAGAAGATATTGGTAATGCGTCGCCGAATGCATTGCTGTTGGCTGAAGCGGCATTTAGTGCGGTTCATAAGATTGGAATGCCCGAAGCGAGAATAATTTTGTCGCAGTGTGCGACGTATCTTGCATCGTCTCCCAAAAGCAATTCTGCATACATGGCAATTGATACTGCTCTTGGCGATGTTAGACATTTGCCACAATATCAAGTCCCGTTAAATCTCAGAAATGCCCCAACCAAATTGATGAAGGAATTGAATTACGGAAAAGAGTATAAATATCCCCATTCGTTCAATAATAATTTTATAGCCGAAAATTATTTGCCGGAAGAGTTAAAGGAGAAACAATATTATCTTCCATCTGAAAATGGAAATGAAAAAACAATTAAAGAAAGATTAAAAAGTTTATGGAAGGATAGAAAAAAATATTAA
- a CDS encoding EutN/CcmL family microcompartment protein — MFLAKIKGNIVSTPKNKFLTGHKLLLAHEVDLNFKMIGDKDLIALDLVDAGIGDNVIIVQEGDAVQQILGHGNAPVNTMVIAVVDNLEIAEE, encoded by the coding sequence GTGTTTCTCGCCAAAATTAAAGGGAATATTGTCTCAACTCCAAAAAATAAATTTTTGACTGGCCATAAACTCTTATTAGCGCATGAAGTTGACTTGAATTTCAAGATGATCGGGGATAAGGATTTGATTGCGCTCGATCTTGTCGATGCCGGTATTGGTGACAATGTTATTATCGTTCAAGAAGGTGATGCAGTTCAACAAATATTGGGGCATGGGAACGCACCGGTTAATACAATGGTGATTGCTGTTGTAGATAACCTCGAAATAGCAGAAGAATAA
- a CDS encoding septum formation initiator family protein: MKTINYKLLIRIFLAVIFLATLSFLLFNENGFLKFLKMKNELRVLNEDIRKAEERIEALDAEIDSLKTSKTKIEKVAREKFDMMKKNEKAFKIDEN; the protein is encoded by the coding sequence ATGAAAACGATTAATTATAAACTTCTCATTCGCATTTTTCTTGCAGTCATATTTTTAGCCACTCTTTCATTCTTGTTGTTTAATGAAAATGGCTTTTTGAAATTTTTAAAAATGAAAAATGAATTGAGAGTACTTAACGAAGATATTAGAAAAGCAGAAGAACGAATTGAAGCACTTGATGCCGAAATAGATTCTTTAAAAACCAGCAAGACAAAAATTGAAAAAGTTGCCCGCGAAAAATTTGATATGATGAAGAAGAATGAGAAAGCATTCAAGATTGATGAGAATTAG
- a CDS encoding Gfo/Idh/MocA family oxidoreductase, producing the protein MINSTRLKFSDAITRKLKWGVAGCSSFAENSFLPALQLAQRSKLISAYSHDLTRANNIANKFGAPNAFNDFDAFLRSDIKAVYISSINSDHFWQILKAAKAGKNILCERPITLNSSQAEEIVQVCKENNVILVINHLHRFHPLVQKAKELIDKQMLGKIVSISASYNIDYAPDNNFRFKKDLSGGGVLRDLGSDMIDMLAYFGGEIMEVKAFMDNIIYKSEVEDFASALVKFKNSGYGYFNISYNAKKAHNRIEILGCNGSIAIENFLGKRHLATKLIIDLQGEAKKVFRKRTNKLLFLIRSVQRTFIKHEAPLVTCEDGLTNIRLIEKIEKQCSLEKVKENLI; encoded by the coding sequence ATGATCAATTCAACCAGGCTAAAATTTTCAGATGCAATTACTCGTAAATTAAAATGGGGAGTAGCAGGCTGCAGCAGTTTTGCGGAGAATTCATTTCTTCCCGCATTGCAGTTAGCCCAACGCAGCAAATTAATTTCTGCTTATAGTCACGATCTAACACGTGCCAATAATATTGCTAACAAGTTTGGTGCACCTAATGCATTTAATGATTTTGATGCTTTTCTTAGGAGCGATATTAAAGCAGTTTACATCTCTAGTATTAACTCAGATCATTTTTGGCAAATACTTAAAGCTGCAAAAGCGGGGAAAAATATTTTATGCGAACGGCCAATCACGTTAAATTCATCTCAAGCAGAAGAAATTGTCCAAGTCTGTAAGGAAAACAATGTAATACTTGTAATTAATCATCTACACCGTTTTCATCCCCTGGTACAAAAAGCAAAAGAATTAATCGATAAGCAGATGCTTGGTAAAATTGTTTCAATCTCGGCTTCATACAATATTGATTACGCACCTGATAATAATTTTAGATTTAAAAAAGATTTAAGCGGCGGCGGTGTATTACGAGATCTCGGTTCCGATATGATTGATATGCTTGCTTACTTCGGCGGTGAGATTATGGAAGTAAAAGCTTTTATGGATAACATAATTTACAAAAGTGAGGTTGAAGATTTTGCATCGGCTCTCGTAAAATTTAAAAATAGCGGCTACGGGTATTTCAACATTTCGTACAATGCAAAGAAGGCACATAATCGAATTGAGATTTTGGGTTGTAACGGCTCAATTGCTATTGAGAATTTTTTGGGCAAGAGACATCTTGCAACAAAATTAATTATAGATCTTCAAGGTGAGGCAAAAAAAGTTTTTCGGAAGAGAACCAATAAATTATTATTCTTAATTAGGTCGGTTCAAAGAACATTTATTAAACATGAAGCACCACTTGTTACATGCGAAGACGGATTAACTAATATTCGCTTAATAGAAAAAATTGAAAAGCAATGCAGTCTTGAAAAAGTTAAAGAAAATCTTATATAA
- the dprA gene encoding DNA-processing protein DprA: MSKITYENLSYLKLLLNIEGIGPQKIFSLLSQFREFEPILKADFNDLLHVEGISKILATKIHTSKNNLLRIKEELEHELDSLKKIGGKLITYWDENYPDILRKIYFPPLIIYTLGNFSEYDKYSVSIVGTRLPSPYGKLQAEKFSTGLANKNITVVSGLARGIDSFAHEAALKAGGRTIAVIGTGLDIVYPPENKKLFEQIKEKGLVISEFGLGTKPDAQNFPRRNRIISGLSLGTLVIETKLNGGAMQTAAYALDQNREVFAIPGNININQSEGPNKLIQNGEAKLVTSIEDILLELQLQLKPEIGKNIPMPSVELNLFEEKLINVINTEPKQIDEIATISSMSTADCLVNLLTLEFKGLVKQLPGKMFVRC; the protein is encoded by the coding sequence TTGTCTAAAATTACTTACGAAAATTTATCTTACCTTAAACTCTTACTTAATATTGAGGGCATTGGACCTCAAAAAATTTTCTCTCTTTTATCTCAATTCAGAGAATTCGAACCAATTCTTAAAGCTGATTTTAATGATCTATTACATGTTGAGGGAATTAGCAAAATTCTTGCAACAAAAATTCATACTTCTAAAAATAATTTGTTAAGAATTAAAGAAGAGTTAGAGCATGAATTAGATTCGCTTAAGAAAATTGGCGGAAAGTTAATTACATATTGGGACGAAAACTATCCAGATATTCTAAGAAAAATTTATTTTCCGCCATTAATCATTTATACATTAGGAAATTTCTCTGAGTATGATAAATATTCCGTTTCAATAGTAGGAACACGATTACCATCTCCCTATGGCAAGCTTCAAGCTGAAAAATTTTCTACGGGGCTCGCGAATAAAAACATTACCGTTGTAAGTGGTCTAGCAAGAGGAATTGATTCATTTGCCCATGAAGCGGCATTAAAAGCCGGAGGCAGAACTATAGCCGTGATAGGGACAGGATTGGATATTGTTTATCCTCCGGAGAATAAAAAACTATTTGAACAAATAAAGGAAAAAGGATTAGTCATTTCTGAGTTCGGACTTGGAACAAAACCAGACGCACAGAATTTTCCGCGGAGAAACAGAATTATTTCCGGTTTATCGCTTGGAACATTGGTAATTGAGACAAAACTAAATGGCGGGGCAATGCAAACTGCGGCTTATGCGCTTGATCAGAATAGAGAAGTTTTTGCTATTCCCGGAAATATTAACATTAATCAAAGTGAAGGTCCAAATAAATTGATTCAAAACGGCGAGGCTAAATTGGTGACATCTATTGAAGACATTTTACTCGAGTTGCAATTACAATTAAAACCTGAAATTGGAAAAAATATTCCTATGCCTAGTGTTGAATTAAACCTGTTTGAAGAAAAACTTATAAATGTAATAAACACGGAGCCGAAACAAATTGATGAAATCGCAACTATTTCTTCAATGAGTACTGCCGACTGTCTAGTGAATTTGTTGACTTTGGAATTCAAAGGATTGGTGAAACAATTGCCTGGTAAAATGTTTGTCCGATGTTAA
- a CDS encoding D-alanine--D-alanine ligase — translation MSNNNINVALLVGGTSPEREVSKNTGKSILKALYDLGYKVKVIDPAFGLNQPKEIEKFFEEKDFTERTNRNFVEAINSTMFDDVDVAFIGLHGKWGEDGALQSLLELRGIKYTGSKILASSLAMDKSMAKVMFQHFDVNTPRWFVVNQNDSDFELMKTKIKKFFGYPCVIKPNDEGSTIGLTICRGDVEVSQAVTKAQQFSKKVLVEEYIPGHELTIAVIDQRALPVLEIKPKSGFYDYENKYTQGRTDYVVPAEIPQKVAEHLQHQALLAFNSIGCESYARIDFRVTNDFKSYCLEVNTLPGMTSTSLVPKMAKAAGISFEDLIDRIIKNSLS, via the coding sequence ATGTCGAACAACAATATCAATGTTGCACTTCTGGTTGGCGGAACGTCACCTGAAAGAGAAGTTTCGAAGAACACTGGGAAATCAATTCTTAAAGCATTATATGATCTCGGTTATAAAGTAAAAGTAATAGACCCGGCATTCGGTTTGAATCAGCCAAAAGAGATTGAAAAATTTTTTGAAGAGAAAGATTTTACAGAAAGAACAAATAGAAATTTTGTTGAAGCAATTAATTCTACAATGTTTGATGATGTTGATGTTGCGTTTATCGGACTTCACGGAAAGTGGGGAGAAGATGGAGCGCTTCAATCTCTTCTGGAACTCCGCGGCATAAAATATACCGGTTCAAAAATTCTTGCCAGTTCACTTGCAATGGATAAATCAATGGCAAAGGTTATGTTTCAGCACTTTGATGTAAATACACCGCGCTGGTTTGTTGTAAATCAAAATGATTCTGATTTCGAACTTATGAAAACAAAAATCAAAAAATTCTTTGGCTATCCTTGTGTCATCAAACCTAACGATGAAGGTTCTACGATCGGATTAACAATCTGCCGGGGTGATGTGGAAGTATCTCAAGCAGTTACAAAAGCCCAGCAATTTTCTAAAAAAGTTTTAGTTGAAGAATATATCCCCGGACACGAATTGACGATTGCTGTTATTGATCAACGTGCGCTGCCGGTTTTAGAAATAAAACCAAAGAGCGGATTCTATGATTACGAAAATAAATATACTCAAGGGCGAACAGATTATGTCGTACCAGCTGAGATTCCTCAAAAAGTTGCCGAGCATTTGCAGCACCAGGCTTTACTTGCATTTAATTCCATCGGATGTGAAAGTTATGCGCGTATCGATTTTAGGGTCACGAATGATTTTAAATCTTACTGTCTTGAAGTAAATACTCTTCCCGGTATGACAAGTACTTCACTTGTACCTAAAATGGCAAAAGCCGCCGGAATCAGTTTTGAAGATTTAATCGACCGGATTATTAAAAATTCTCTTTCATGA